One stretch of Ptiloglossa arizonensis isolate GNS036 chromosome 7, iyPtiAriz1_principal, whole genome shotgun sequence DNA includes these proteins:
- the LOC143149240 gene encoding uncharacterized protein LOC143149240 isoform X2: protein MNYSGNMPDWHQFNASQTNEVTPTTQNVNSGHLTFIPGVSPPTLNALSLSSEGLNKHHTESNFNSRNFQSYNNVSSGPNLSNNSPLASMVQMQNCIGHYGSPNTRNPMLDNLNASVDPRNTTIGTINDEIGYRNNQVPFNRPIGHLSGPSCNLNASTGPAPGSGTRTNSGPGPGTNLVNGSGPGPIFGPGPRHGPLPGSGSGPGSGPGNMGPRNTNIGSVPPGKSGPSSFMSCKGLCCNSDPNINYQQWEKFGSYQNNTSYRDNVHPSGYQIENRHFGNNCNFRKDNLEGKETMGSVLSNATAVDHRRNFADYKYHKDQLTHRNYSTSSGMFHNYPMQNYNYSTEHQKYPYPVKEHPKTNNMNMSNSGMLKHQEQNFIAQQKFNNKQFQYQNGSMLPKGVPTLNVNGNMTSSQNPYFSSQYTRNIPTEISHECQETTDNATVINRMPGTYMHNSSAQQQAYQHKIAMQKFSMENHLRELSRVPGYQSHPKYKECILRYREILKLQQLTGYQNPVQQTSRVATPVNTAVPPINLQFDQNGILINSNFLADGFSKLQHPPSTEQSSENMEKQKKDLAVAITNEKCQQAQQSGQLMIPSQSEHVPSSCAENFQKQSQFSIHKDFNQNQLKVQTSERHRFDTLNTTNADNKTMQQKASKQFANKPDLDVRQFLANWDETDDEEGPTSNLQDTVLSETTPVVVVSYENVDLSSKIPQNIEASRRNSFDSSETTIDNKKEADENMITTQDCLTISYSPSESTEIAKTTKRTIEEGVVKPGSIIHCISNGPDEIPTIHIVDNLEISNILGASNDQVIQTLEKQKTFFRETTNIETKAIALKNTEQQEKNETCALSTNYNTSLGNVNKNTNIQDSRISETIQTDTASINNQELRVLSGTGKSNLDVTDNLDLKKQNSFASEESHNPDDISLPDLPTSECTPISTTLNTPIHSDSEESSQNIEDLSISTNPIEVMQNSPVISFTQSPVKMEPYGQLSSGDKLKNRSLNTLELEFQKENHYKNSDTTSSHEQEITLSNFDFSESNSKTKSAEIVKDKQVKCLGTNLVRKKVFLIDGNENDRRVSDTRAALTSIAYKLEVQQEAVESEKNSECESPNSEQEGKHKGTRRSTDSMKSVIQSSDSTADVDNIVHTAISTASNANLTSLTESGDETQASKHEKELSRRQKIKNLNMSINTINPTLSKVDLNTRKKIKESVGWEDKCVDRNADKLITTKKRDVEHVTQSKHSDIKRFTGDDSKSSRGEEHSVCHMTSQYKNYSVTVIKDNVILSHQKSHGTTEKNINVYCEKSPEFQLRETNTKELSEEVELKKHISSKLIPTLPENVHSQNSKKSELQHKNLETIDGNVRFTTDEIRLLNEYRREKDKLQQDKNIEEKLQKVDDNTIYHKNDKMECSQVKQNNELLTVHKVSLKQNVSSLVNLSPENVETPEKVDINKHMYSKNFVKNVNSDFGIQVANVNFKIKDSELGKEMVLRDNSQEHVKDSLDGIKIEINFSRTERNSKEQKQNKRLYENFRAADDQNTYEIEDSFSYPVVACSNNVLDCQHRLHSKEQETVNNLNIFDREANNTESNAATSVADTNVSTTLKNSGKNSLKANEDALISIISKGSCNLTSESQGFNKLLHNNVQCKDTSKSEIIEGTNYSLDTDMNKSKCAIPNTAIVDANNILIKAKNIFEEEDSSMHAKDDHIAKIQKENSSLVETSSQIAIEALKKTEEKEIASVSHVKNVKKLPELNLVKLSAKSLNSLSTLNFSFDKLDYKKCSGVNFDHLHACVNEVGELDETYMGKWKKPKINPIFEDCDMFQSTSGYINPIFSSIDKLEDLHTVPVYTTKDGKISYSPNRRFTHHELMLETRKRDGCPSTRKSHYTDTWNSYYNSKFRKLYKKKRHHNFSDKKKHEFKNMKCLYERKKNYSDDFCGRNHVKYKNYIHSIKNNNAVVSKIYSSSDSDEEIIDHNKYRITETSNHKKNHNIQNKATIITLNSHKSESVTDDLDLENKDKESTTSDVHSCKEAHTSVILHSNYGNTDENIKPDLNESPLIKSNDFTSESLQLSKDKISNNKCTSPSPSVIGNSNVFGNHGEAINTTDKLSDSRFLEEVTLLNENEQIASSYSVEGKENDKIHVSKNAVHIKEQKKENNLEILDNQTSFLETKDIFENINHAETNEILETNQIRKFNQVNFTETNEFLELHPDVDNIIQQKSEASLEPEELKNTPIEMIEILVSKKDISKTNDEKFVNSAKNISDCEQESNRIIKKVLTLNEESTNKNTKENIKLLKYENNDSLRNSSEVTVDTCVNQEEFESQIVQKDITPDQQNSEYISVEVLENDKKVNMNSDQIDIGMVEKYDELIFANLSKNTIHIENDSIIEDSIVFHGDEAAMEVLPNIKETSIDYSVLSPDNLIKHLHVNAPNNLQSEHESNLSQDSSVESKIPLSSMYCTIKDSSAKSTHCSKNLTVENEQEEKQCQLSSLESYSSGHSSKNNVDIKVIPKLVIKKTDTLSSKSECSFDYTESENLTNRYDAKLLTDVRQKIPKMIIMKSRSRSITPTVEILDRPKSERIQNLFSEPNDTSMDMDNSDSELYTLKCTNFASKVPKVKIKLEDISSKDLKLYLKRKAIKQNVSKMKIKKSKTHESKTLTMKFETEGSSETEVTDSDDDNKTIQESVANDTEKIPKLKLRMQEEDKSLSPERTRGKDTCISKIPFKRTRRTREEDARHSVKYDKSKTNENEIRRKYPQCMTGKIPKVIIKRTQIGTEFKCEISKSKKTLAIETSKWQPKVKLQRLQVLDHMVMDLKQSKTILKDKTMINAMSNTPLHIEDDINNKDSRHDNKVKLCRSNSASSLSPVKCKQRRLSDPDYMKVDTKLVTDFININSDDNKHKLLNINEVSNLKVVDSENKNLKRKSKKRLFSQSKKMSHSLNNESENETERPIKSKNTTENSFKNLLTNKDNDLVVEKKEYSSLGTKESTSCIEDKLLGSGIVRSRNFDDTENSIIKVDSSDESQTTIELLPASPDSSENESKNREFESTNRLYIKDAVPTQLELELELIDKNNIQRSDILVPKINELNSVNIEKCDHPSYSRRYINEESTKAYFSDLQYSSQNTFDQNKMQSLEKKSNDYFYCNDLLVKEVLAAKETLKKCLTRSVNENTEQRISRPKTVAEKKQGLSFNFKDLEKSYCKSETVQCSNNNENMKIYSKSKSTENEYKSIHRLNIVKVEEKHSKEDKLSYVEKRLKSNDLQDRVLYATECSTASTCGYTCVPKATTISLKATKQYGRITTVEESSNKAADSFYLSNKQSSVHAIEKFHEEISEKKTTSSIQNQRDNESTSETKIKEDNMPLLVPEFALNFDSSSDRDSSRSPPVITNQEEVENSAEDAKDMKSKVITPIEKVEEDEEHSYKDCEMTIADIITQLAYHEKATKKHRRYCNLCERWFPTTSRHRRHLAGYQHRYMELTQRKSIHTLFILFTGKPCPRLLPANVIRKDCSIGELTPLQIAVQDIAKYVEHTQQDCKPRE from the exons ATGAACTACAGTGGGAATATGCCAGATTGGCACCAATTTAATGCCTCGCAGACGAATGAAGTTACACCTACTACTCAAAATGTGAACTCTGGTCATTTGACATTCATTCCTGGTGTTAGTCCACCAACATTGAATGCACTTAGTCTAAGCTCTGAGGGTCTCAATAAGCATCATACTGAATCTAAtttcaattcgagaaatttccaaTCATATAACAATGTTTCGAGTGGTCCAAATCTTTCTAACAACAGCCCTCTTGCATCCATGGTGCAAATGCAAAACTGCATTGGCCATTATGGTTCTCCAAATACAAGAAATCCTATGTTAGATAACTTAAACGCTTCTGTGGATCCTAGAAATACTACGATTGGAACTATAAATGATGAAATAGGATATAGAAACAATCAGGTGCCTTTTAACAGACCTATTGGTCACTTAAGTGGGCCAAGTTGCAATCTAAATGCATCAACTGGGCCTGCACCTGGGTCTGGAACCAGAACTAATTCAGGACCAGGACCTGGAACTAATCTTGTAAATGGAAGTGGTCCTGGGCCTATATTTGGTCCTGGTCCTAGACACGGCCCTTTACCTGGATCAGGATCTGGACCAGGCTCAGGACCTGGAAACATGGGACCAAGGAATACTAATATTGGTTCAGTACCCCCAGGGAAATCTGGACCTTCCTCCTTTATGTCTTGCAAAGGACTGTGCTGTAATTCTGATCCTAACATTAATTATCAACAATGGGAAAAATTTGGATCCTATCAAAATAATACATCATATAGAGATAATGTACATCCATCTGGCTACCAAATAGAAAACAGACACTTTgggaataattgtaattttaggaAAGATAATCTTGAAGGTAAAGAAACAATGGGATCTGTATTGTCAAATGCGACTGCTGTAGATCATagaagaaactttgctgattacAAATATCATAAAGATCAATTAACACATAGAAACTATTCAACATCTTCAGGGATGTTTCATAATTATCCTAtgcaaaattataattattctacTGAACATCAAAAGTACCCTTATCCTGTCAAAGAACATCCCAAGACTAATAATATGAATATGTCAAATTCAGGAATGCTGAAGCAtcaagaacaaaattttattgctcaacaaaaatttaataataaacaatttcAATATCAAAATGGGAGTATGCTACCTAAAGGAGTGCCTACTTTAAATGTTAATGGAAACATGACGTCTTCTCAGAATCCTTACTTTAGTTCACAATATACAAGAAACATTCCGACAGAAATCTCTCATGAATGTCAAGAAACTACTGACAATGCTACAGTAATAAATAGAATGCCAGGTACTTATATGCACAATTCTTCTGCTCAGCAACAAGCATACCAACATAAAATTGCaatgcaaaaattttcaatggaaaatCATCTTCGGGAATTGAGTAGAGTACCTGGATATCAATCACATCCAAAATACAAAGAATGCATTCTGAGGTAcagagaaatattgaaattacagCAATTAACTGGTTACCAAAACCCTGTTCAACAAACTTCACGTGTTGCAACACCAGTTAATACTGCAGTACCACCGATTAACTTACAATTTGATCAAAATGGTATATTAATAAACTCAAATTTTCTTGCAGATGGTTTCTCTAAATTGCAACATCCACCATCTACAGAACAATCATCAGAAAatatggagaaacaaaaaaaggatCTAGCTGTTGCTATAACTAATGAAAAGTGTCAGCAAGCACAGCAGTCAGGACAGTTAATGATTCCTTCACAAAGTGAACATGTTCCTTCCTCATGTGCAGAGAACTTTCAAAAGCAAAGTCAGTTTTCAATACATAAGGACTTCAATCAAAATcaattgaaagtacaaacaagtGAGAGGCATAGATTTGATACCCTAAATACCACCAATGCTGATAACAAAACGATGCAGCAAAAAGCTTCTAAACAATTTGCTAATAAACCAGACCTTGATGTTCGACAATTTTTGGCTAATTGGGACGAGACTGACGACGAAGAGGGACCGACGTCAAATTTGCAAGATACCGTTTTAAGTGAAACCACTCCAGTTGTAGTCGTAAGCTATGAGAACGTAGATCTTTCATCGAAAATTCCACAAAATATAGAGGCGTCCAGAAGAAACAGTTTTGATTCGAGCGAAACGACGATAGACAATAAGAAAGAGGCTGATGAAAACATGATAACAACTCAAGATTGTTTAACAATATCGTATTCGCCCTCGGAAAGTACTGAAATTGCCAAAACTACTAAACGGACGATAGAAGAAGGTGTGGTAAAACCTGGGAGCATTATACATTGTATAAGCAATGGTCCTGATGAGATACCCACAATACACATAGtagataatttagaaataagtaACATATTAGGAGCATCTAACGACCAGGTTATACAAACTTTAGAAAAGCAAAAAACGTTCTTTAGAGAAACAACTAATATTGAAACAAAAGCAATAGCTCTTAAGAATACTGAACAGCAGGAGAAAAATGAAACCTGTGCATTGTCTACTAACTACAATACATCTCTTGGTAATGTGaacaagaatacaaatattcaGGATTCTAGAATTTCTGAAACAATTCAAACAGATACTGCATCTATAAACAATCAAGAACTAAGAGTTTTATCAGGAACAGGAAAAAGTAATCTGGATGTTACTGACAATCtagatttaaaaaaacaaaacagtTTCGCCAGTGAAGAATCCCATAATCCTGATGATATAAGCTTACCAGATTTACCAACATCTGAGTGTACACCAATCTCCACAACTTTAAACACTCCTATTCATTCTGATAGTGAGGAATCATCGCAAAACATTGAAGACCTATCTATATCTACAAATCCAATAGAGGTAATGCAAAACAGCCCAGTAATTAGTTTCACACAGTCTCCAGTTAAAATGGAACCATATGGGCAATTGAGCAGTGGAGATAAACTTAAGAATAGATCTCTTAATACGCTAGAATTGGAGTTCCAGAAAGAAAATCATTACAAGAACAGTGACACTACTAGTTCTCATGAGCAAGAAATAACTCTTAGTAATTTTGATTTCTCTGAAAGTAACTCTAAAACAAAATCTGCTGAAATTGTTAAAGATAAGCAGGTCAAGTGTCTTGGTACCAATTTGGTTAGGAAGAAAGTTTTCTTAATAGATGGTAATGAAAACGATAGAAGAGTTTCAGATACGCGCGCTGCTTTAACATCCATTGCATATAAACTAGAGGTTCAACAAGAGGCAGTAGAAAGTGAAAAGAATTCAGAATGTGAGTCTCCTAACTCTGAGCAAGAAGGTAAACATAAAGGCACAAGAAGATCAACAGATTCAATGAAATCTGTAATTCAAAGCAGTGACTCTACTGCAGATGTAGATAATATTGTCCATACCGCGATTTCAACTGCTTCTAATGCAAATTTGACAAGTCTTACAGAGTCTGGTGATGAAACCCAAGCATCTAAACATGAAAAAGAGCTATCTAGAAgacagaaaataaaaaatttgaatatgtcTATTAATACCATCAATCCAACGTTATCAAAAGTTGATTTGAatacaaggaaaaaaataaaggaatcCGTAGGTTGGGAAGATAAATGTGTAGATAGAAATGCAGATAAATTAATAACAACTAAGAAAAGGGATGTAGAACATGTAACACAATCAAAACATTCAGACATCAAAAGATTTACTGGCGATGATTCAAAATCATCAAGAGGTGAGGAACATTCTGTGTGCCATATGACTTCtcaatacaaaaattattctgTTACTGTGATAAAAGATAATGTTATTTTAAGTCATCAGAAATCACACGGCACCacagagaaaaatataaatgtttactGCGAGAAATCACCTGAATTTCAATTAAGAGAAACCAATACCAAAGAGCTTTCTGAAGAAGTAGAACTTAAGAAACATATTTCTAGCAAACTTATTCCCACTTTGCCTGAAAATGTCCATTCTCAAAATTCTAAGAAATCCGAATTACAGCACAAGAATCTGGAAACTATAGATGGAAACGTTAGGTTCACCACAGATGAAATACGTCTGTTAAATGAGTatagaagagagaaagataaaTTGCAGCAAGATAAAAATATAGAGGAAAAATTGCAAAAGGTAGATGATAATACAATTTATCATAAGAACGATAAAATGGAATGTTCACAAGTTAAACAAAACAATGAACTATTAACAGTACACAAAGTAAGTCTAAAGCAAAATGTGTCGTCTCTCGTTAATCTAAGTCCTGAGAATGTGGAAACGCCAGAAAAAGTGGATATAAATAAACACATGTATTCAAAGAATTTTGTTAAGAACGTTAACTCCGACTTCGGAATTCAAGTTGCGAATGTAAACTTTAAGATTAAAGATAGTGAGCTTGGGAAAGAGATGGTCTTAAGAGACAATAGTCAGGAGCACGTTAAGGATTCTCTGGATGGCATAAAAATTgagataaatttttcgcgtACAGAACGAAATTCGAAGGAACAGAAGCAAAACAAACGCTTGTATGAAAATTTCAGAGCAGCAGATGATCAGAACACATATGAAATTGAAGATTCATTTTCATATCCTGTTGTTGCTTGTTCTAATAATGTGTTGGACTGTCAGCATCGGCTGCATTCTAAAGAGCAGGAAACAGTGaataatttgaacatttttgacAGGGAAGCAAATAATACTGAAAGCAATGCAGCAACATCAGTTGCAGATACAAATGTGAGTACCACTCTTAAAAACAGTGGAAAAAATTCATTGAAAGCAAATGAAGATGCTTTAATATCTATTATTTCCAAGGGGTCGTGTAATTTGACTTCAGAAAGTCAgggttttaataaattattacacaATAATGTACAGTGTAAGGATACATCAAAATCAGAAATAATTGAAGGTACTAATTATTCTCTTGATACTGATATGAATAAGTCAAAATGTGCAATACCTAATACTGCCATAGTTGAtgcaaataatatattaattaaggcaaaaaatatatttgaggAAGAAGATAGTTCCATGCATGCAAAAGATGATCATATAGctaaaatacaaaaagaaaattctagTTTAGTAGAGACTTCTTCACAAATTGCGATAGAAGCATTAAAGAAAACCGAGGAAAAGGAAATAGCCAGTGTATCCCAtgtcaaaaatgtaaaaaaactacCAGAACTTAATCTTGTAAAGTTAAGTGCGAAATCGTTAAACTCCTTGAGCACTCTAAACTTTAGTTTCGATAAACTAGATTACAAGAAGTGTTCAGGTGTAAATTTTGATCATCTTCATGCATGTGTGAACGAAGTTGGTGAGTTGGATGAAACTTACATGGGAAAGTGGAAGAAGCCAAAGATAAATCCCATTTTTGAAGACTGTGACATGTTCCAAAGTACCAGTGGGTACATAAATCCTATTTTTTCAAGCATAGATAAATTGGAGGATTTGCATACAGTTCCTGTATACACTACCAAAGATGGAAAGATATCTTACAGTCCTAATCGAAGATTTACACATCATGAATTAATGTTAGAGACTCGTAAACGGGATGGATGTCCTTCTACACGAAAGTCTCACTATACTGATACTTGGAATAGTTATTACAATTCAAAGTTTCGTAAGTTATACAAGAAAAAGCGACATCATAATTTTAGCGACAAGAAAAAACATGAGTTTAAGAACATGAAATGTTTATATGAACGTAAAAAGAACTATTCAGATGACTTTTGTGGGAGAAATCATGTTAAATATAAGAACTACATACACAGCATTAAAAATAACAATGCTGTTGTGTCCAAGATATACAGTAGCAGTGATTCTGATGAGGAAATTATAGACCACAATAAGTATCGTATTACTGAAACAAGTAATCACAAAAAGAATCACAATATTCAGAATAAAGCTACTATAATTACTCTTAATTCGCATAAGAGTGAATCAGTTACAGATGACTTAGATCTGGAAAATAAAGACAAGGAAAGTACTACATCTGATGTCCATTCATGCAAAG aAGCACATACTTCAGTCATTTTACATTCAAACTATGGGAATACAGATGAAAATATTAAACCCGATCTAAATGAATCTCCATTAATTAAATCCAATGATTTTACTTCAGAAAGCCTTCAGTTGAGCaaagataaaatttcaaataataaatgtaCTAGTCCAAGTCCTAGTGTAATTGGAAATTCTAATGTCTTTGGCAATCATGGAGAAGCTATAAATACCACAGATAAATTATCAGATTCAAGGTTCCTAGAAGAAGTGACTTTATTGAATGAGAATGAACAAATAGCCAGTTCATATTCTGTTGAAGGgaaagaaaatgataaaatacacgtttcaAAAAATGCTGTGCAtattaaagaacaaaaaaaagaaaataatttagagATATTGGATAACCAAACTTCTTTTTTGGAAACTAAAGATATTTTTGAGAATATAAACCATGCAGAAACTAATGAAATTTTGGAAACTAATCAGATTAGAAAATTTAATCAAGTAAATTTTACTGAAACAAATGAATTCTTGGAACTTCATCCAGATGTCGATAACATAATTCAGCAAAAGTCAGAAGCTTCTTTAGAGccagaagaattaaaaaatacacctatTGAAATGATAGAGATATTAGTCTCTAAAAAGGATATTAGTAAAACAAAtgatgaaaaatttgtaaactcTGCAAAAAACATTTCAGACTGTGAACAAGAAAGTAACcgaattattaaaaaagtaCTAACTTTGAATGAAGAAAGTACAAATAAGAACACAAAAGAAAACATTAAACTTTTGAAATATGAAAACAATGATTCACTGAGAAACAGCTCAGAAGTAACTGTTGATACTTGTGTAAACCAAGAGGAATTTGAATCTCAAATAGTGCAGAAAGATATAACACCTGATCAACAAAATTCAGAATATATATCTGTTGAGGTATTAGAGAATGATAAAAAAGTAAACATGAATTCTGATCAAATTGACattggaatggttgaaaagtatGATGAATTGATTTTTGCAAACCTTTCCAAGAATACAATTCATATTGAAAATGACAGTATCATCGAAGACTCGATTGTATTTCATGGAGACGAAGCGGCGATGGAAGTTCTACCAAATATAAAGGAAACTTCAATAGATTATTCAGTGCTATCACCTGATAATTTAATAAAGCATTTACATGTAAATGCTCCCAATAATCTCCAAAGTGAACATGAAAGTAATCTTAGTCAAGATTCTTCAGTAGAAAGTAAAATTCCTCTTTCAAGTATGTACTGCACTATCAAAGATTCTTCAGCTAAGAGTACTCACTGTAGCAAAAATCTAACTGTAGAAAATGAACAGGAAGAAAAGCAGTGTCAATTATCTTCTCTCGAATCTTATAGTTCAGGTCACTCATCAAAAAACAATGTAGACATAAAAGTAATACCCAAGCTTGTCATAAAGAAAACTGATACATTAAGTTCAAAATCAGAATGTTCATTTGACTATACAGAATCTGAGAATCTTACCAATAGATATGATGCAAAACTATTGACCGATGTACGtcaaaaaataccaaaaatgaTAATCATGAAAAGCAGATCTCGTTCAATAACCCCTACTGTTGAAATTTTGGACAGACCTAAATCTGAAAGAATACAGAATCTTTTTTCAGAGCCCAATGATACCAGCATGGATATGGATAACAGTGATTCTGAACTCTATACATTAAAATGTACTAATTTTGCAAGCAAAGTACCgaaagtgaaaataaaattggagGATATATCTTCCAAGGACTTGAAATTATACTTGAAACGAAAAGCTATTAAACAGAAtgtttcaaaaatgaaaattaaaaaaagtaaaacaCATGAAAGTAAGACTTTGACaatgaaatttgaaacagaAGGTAGTTCAGAAACAGAAGTTACTGACTCTGATGATGACAACAAAACTATACAGGAGTCAGTAGCTAATGACACTGAGAAAATACCaaaattgaagttaagaatgcaaGAAGAAGACAAGTCTTTATCACCAGAAAGAACCAGAGGAAAAGATACGTGCATTTCAAAAATACCTTTTAAGAGAACTAGAAGAACAAGAGAAGAAGATGCAAGGCACTCTGTAAAGTATGATAAATCCAAAACTAATGAGAATGAAATAAGAAGAAAGTATCCACAGTGTATGACTGGAAAAATTCCCAAGGTTATAATAAAAAGAACACAGATCGGCACAGAATTCAAATGTGAAATTAGTAAAAGTAAAAAGACGTTAGCTATTGAAACATCAAAGTGGCAACCAAAAGTTAAGCTACAAAGACTCCAAGTTCTGGACCATATGGTAATGGATTTAAAGCAATCAAAAACCATATTGAAAGATAAAACTATGATAAATGCAATGTCTAATACACCTTTACACATTGAAgatgatattaataataaagattCAAGACACGATAATAAAGTAAAACTATGTAGATCTAATTCAGCATCAAGTTTGTCTCCTGTTAAGTGTAAACAGAGAAGATTGTCTGATCCTGATTACATGAAAGTAGATACAAAATTAGTTACTGAtttcattaatattaattcaGATGACAATAAACATAAATTACTGAATATTAATGAAGTATCAAATCTCAAAGTAGTTGACAGTGAGAACAAAAATTTGAAGAGGAAAAGTAAGAAAAGACTATTTTCTCAGAGTAAAAAAATGAGTCACAGTCTGAATAATGAAAGTGAGAATGAGACAGAAAGACCAATTAAATCCAAAAATACAACAGAGAATTCTTTTAAAAATCTTTtgacgaacaaagacaatgatcTGGTAGTTGAGAAAAAAGAATACTCATCATTGGGGACCAAGGAAAGTACATCTTGCATAGAAGACAAACTTCTAGGATCTGGTATTGTGCGTTCGCGTAATTTTGACGATACCGAGAATTCTATAATTAAAGTTGACTCTTCAGATGAAAGTCAAACCACTATAGAACTTTTACCAGCGTCACCTGATAGTAGTGAAAACGAATCAAAAAACCgtgaatttgaaagtacaaatagGTTATATATAAAAGATGCAGTACCAACTCAATTGGAATTGGAATTAGAActtattgataaaaataacatacaacgttcaGATATACTTGTACCGAAAATTAACGAATTAAATTCTGTGAACATTGAAAAATGTGATCATCCATCATATTCTAGAAGGTATATTAATGAAGAATCAACAAAAGCATATTTTAGTGACCTTCAATATTCTTCACAAAATACTTTCGACCAAAACAAGATGCAAAGTTTAGAAAAGAAATCAAATGACTATTTTTATTGCAATGACTTGTTAGTTAAGGAAGTACTAGCTGCTAAGGAAACACTAAAGAAATGTTTAACTCGATCTGTAAATGAAAATACAGAACAGAGAATATCAAGGCCCAAAACAGTAGCAGAAAAAAAACAAGGTTTAAGTTTCAATTTTAAAGATCttgaaaaatcctattgtaagtCTGAAACTGTGCAGTGTAGCAACAATAACGAAAACATGAAAATATATAGCAAATCTAAAAGCACAGAAAACGAATACAAGTCAATACATAGATTAAACATTGTGAAAGTTGAAGAAAAACATTCCAAAGAAGATAAATTATCCTATGTAGAAAAAAGGTTGAAATCAAATGATTTGCAAGATAGAGTACTTTATGCCACGGAATGTTCTACAGCTTCTACATGTGGATATACTTGTGTACCAAAGGCAACTACAATTTCTTTAAAAGCTACTAAACAATATGGTCGAATTACAACAGTTGAAGAATCTTCAAATAAAGCAGCAGATAGTTTTTACCTATCTAACAAACAAAGTAGTGTACATGCTATAGAAAAGTTTCATGAAGAAAtatctgaaaaaaaaacaactagtAGTATTCAAAATCAGAGAGATAATGAAAGTACaagtgaaacgaaaataaaagaagacaATATGCCATTATTAGTGCCAGAATTTGCTTTAAATTTTGATTCCAGTTCAGATAGAGATAGTTCTAGATCTCCACCTGTTATAACAAACCAAGAAGAAGTTGAAAATTCAGCAGAAGATGCAAAAGATATGAAGAGTAAAGTAATAACTCCAATTGAGAAAGTAGAAGAGGATGAGGAACATTCCTATAAAGACTGTGAGATGACCATTGCTGACATTATAACACAATTAGCTTATCATGAGAAG gcaacaaagaaacatagaaggtACTGTAATTTATGCGAGAGATGGTTCCCTACAACGTCGCGACATCGACGGCATTTAGCTGGATATCAACACCGTTATATGGAATTAACACAGCGTAAAAGTATTCAtactctttttattttattcactgGCAAACCTTGTCCAAGACTTCTGCCAGCAAACGTCATTCGCAAAGATTGTTCCATAGGAGAATTAACGCCTTTACAAATTGCTGTTCAG GATATTGCAAAATATGTAGAACATACACAACAGGATTGTAAACCAAGAGAGTGA